One segment of Drosophila mauritiana strain mau12 chromosome 3R, ASM438214v1, whole genome shotgun sequence DNA contains the following:
- the LOC117143644 gene encoding ubiquitin thioesterase trabid encodes MCDTKDDAQKWKCETCTYENYPSSLKCTMCQASKPLLNEDIFRLSPAQESCTVAEEAAAVEVAVMSPTPSSTCYSLQPQSQARQSNVADSEKWPCKVCTYLNWPRSLRCVQCCTKRGGEAIERGKKDMDNEADGDRAGEALQALRISGSEENLANKPGQLIGATASHRLSLSPGIDDATHLNNLANASNNQSQSQHRQPVLQQQMQLQLQPQQQRESSSSAAVPPQQQKQCYVSKWACNSCTYENWPRSIKCSMCGKTREREISGSQNDLHASSSLNSEEENQQQLQQPNVDTVSVNNSFNKKHIYQLGSSETINNCDTLQERQERRQRQIRRQVDWQWLNACLGVVENNYSAVEAYLSCGGNPARSLTSTEIAALNRNSAFDVGHTLIHLAIRFHREEMLPMLLAQISGSGPGIKRVPSYVAPDLAADIRRHFANTLRLRKSGLPCHYVQKHATFALPAEIEELPIPIQEQLYDELLDRDAQKQLETPPPALNWSLEITARLSSRMFVLWNRSAGDCLLDSAMQATWGVFDRDNILRRALADTLHQCGHVFFTRWKEYEMLQASMLHFTLEDSQFEEDWSTLLSLAGQPGSSLEQLHIFALAHILRRPIIVYGVKYVKSFRGEDIGYARFEGVYLPLFWDQNFCTKSPIALGYTRGHFSALVPMEPFTRIDGRRDDVEDVTYLPLMDCELKLLPIHFLTQSEVGNEESMMRQWLDVCVTDGGLLVAQQKLSKRPLLVAQMLEEWLNHYRRIAQVITAPFIRRPQITHYSSDGDSDEE; translated from the exons ATGTGCGATACCAAAGACGATGCGCAGAAATGGAAATGTGAAACTTGCACCTACGAGAACTACCCATCCTCGCTGAAGTGCACCATGTGCCAGGCGTCCAAGCCGCTGCTCAACGAGGACATCTTCCG TCTGAGCCCAGCCCAGGAGAGCTGCACCGTTGCGGAGGAGGCGGCTGCCGTCGAAGTTGCCGTTATGTCGCCCACACCCTCGTCCACGTGCTACTCGCTCCAGCCGCAGAGCCAGGCACGGCAGAGCAACGTGGCGGACAGCGAAAAGTGGCCCTGCAAGGTGTGCACCTATCTCAATTGGCCGCGGAGCCTGCGCTGCGTTCAGTGCTGCACGAAGCGCGGCGGCGAGGCGATAGAGCGTGGCAAAAAGGACATGGATAACGAGGCGGACGGGGATCGTGCAGGCGAGGCGCTGCAAGCCCTTCGCATCAGCGGCTCGGAGGAGAACCTGGCCAATAAGCCGGGTCAGCTCATCGGCGCCACGGCCTCCCATCGTTTAAGCCTTAGTCCTGGCATAGACGATGCGACGCATCTGAACAATCTAGCCAATGCGTCCAACAACCAGTCGCAGTCCCAGCACCGGCAGCCTGTCCTACAGCAGCAGAtgcagctccagctgcagccgcagcaacagcggGAATCCTCATCCTCCGCCGCCGtcccgccgcagcagcagaagcagtgCTATGTGTCAAAGTGGGCGTGTAAC TCGTGCACTTACGAAAACTGGCCGAGGAGCATCAAGTGCTCCATGTGCGGCAAGACGAGGGAGCGGGAGATTAGTGGGTCGCAGAACGACTTGCACGCCTCATCCAGCCTAAACAGCGAGGAGGAGAAtcagcaacaactgcagcagccaAACGTGGATACCGTCAGCGTCAATAACTCGTTCAATAAGAAGCACATTTACCAACTGG GTTCTTCGGAAACCATCAACAACTGTGATACGCTGCAGGAGCGACAGGAGCGCCGCCAGCGTCAAATCCGACGCCAGGTGGACTGGCAGTGGCTGAACGCCTGCCTGGGCGTCGTGGAGAACAACTACAGCGCTGTGGAGGCGTACCTCTCCTGCGGTGGCAATCCAGCGCGTTCATTGACCAGCACCGAGATTGCCGCCCTCAACCGCAACTCGGCCTTCGACGTGGGCCACACCCTGATCCACCTGGCCATTCGTTTTCATCGCGAAGAGATGTTACCAATGCTGCTGGCCCAGATCTCCGGTTCGGGGCCGGGCATCAAGCGTGTGCCGTCCTACGTGGCCCCCGACTTGGCGGCCGATATCCGGCGCCACTTTGCCAATACCCTTCGCTTGCGCAAGTCCGGTCTCCCCTGCCACTATGTGCAAAAGCACGCCACCTTCGCCCTCCCCGCCGAGATTGAGGAGCTGCCGATCCCCATACAGGAGCAGCTCTACGATGAGCTGCTCGACCGCGACGCGCAGAAACAGCTGGAGACGCCGCCGCCGGCCTTGAACTGGTCGCTGGAGATCACTGCTCGCCTGAGCTCCCGGATGTTCGTCCTGTGGAACCGCAGTGCTGGCGACTGCCTGCTGGACTCGGCCATGCAGGCCACCTGGGGCGTCTTCGATCGTGACAATATCCTTAGGCGGGCACTCGCCGACACACTGCACCAATGCGGCCATGT GTTCTTTACTCGCTGGAAAGAGTACGAGATGCTGCAGGCTTCGATGCTCCACTTTACGCTGGAGGACTCTCAGTTCGAGGAGGACTGGAGTACACTACTGTCATTGGCCGGCCAACCCGGCTCGTCCCTGGAGCAACTGCACATCTTTGCGCTGGCGCACATCCTTCGACGCCCGATTATCGTGTACGGCGTGAAGTACGTCAAGAGTTTTCGGGGCGAGGACATTGGATACGCGCGTTTCGAAG GTGTCTACTTGCCTTTGTTCTGGGATCAAAACTTTTGCACCAAGTCACCGATAGCACTGGGCTACACACGTGGCCATTTCAGCGCCCTGGTGCCGATGGAGCCATTCACTCGCATCGATGGGCGGCGTGACGATGTGGAGGACGTAACCTACCTCCCGCTAATGGACTGCGAGCTGAAACTTTTGCCCATACATTTCCTTACCCAGTCGGAG GTTGGCAACGAGGAGTCGATGATGCGTCAATGGCTGGACGTGTGCGTAACTGATGGAGGCCTGCTGGTGGCGCAACAAAAGCTAAGCAAGCGTCCGTTGCTGGTCGCCCAGATGCTGGAAGAGTGGCTGAATCACTACCGCCGCATTGC ACAAGTGATAACGGCGCCTTTCATTCGTCGCCCCCAAATCACACATTACTCCAGTGATGGCGACTCGGATGAGGAGTAG